A single genomic interval of Asinibacterium sp. OR53 harbors:
- a CDS encoding site-2 protease family protein: MKRKWSLYLGKFSGIAVYIHWTFLILVGWIFLMHTQMGHGWAAGLWGVAFILALFTCVVLHEFGHALTAKRYKIRTKDITIYPIGGIASLESMPEKPGQELLVALAGPAVNLIIAAVLWIYLKSTGAMPDMETLKDAKHMQDLPFAFNLLVANTALCAFNLIPAFPMDGGRVLRAILAFRMERAKATRVAAGIGQFLAMLFIFFGFFFNFWLVFIGLVIYLGAGGEAAYEATKSILAGFRVTDVLMTRFTALSPGDTLEKAVEVLLDGQEQDFLVIANEQVQGVLTSKELIHGLSSFGKSSLISNIMRRDFITLTPDMDLQDVYIKMTTNSCTAYPVQQDGKLLGMVDKKNINELLLVQQALQ; this comes from the coding sequence ATGAAAAGGAAATGGTCATTATACCTGGGAAAATTTTCGGGTATAGCTGTATATATTCACTGGACGTTTTTAATTCTTGTGGGGTGGATATTCCTCATGCACACACAAATGGGTCATGGCTGGGCCGCAGGCTTATGGGGCGTGGCGTTTATCCTTGCTTTATTTACCTGCGTAGTGTTGCATGAGTTCGGCCATGCGCTTACAGCTAAACGATACAAGATCCGGACAAAGGATATTACCATTTATCCGATTGGCGGCATTGCCAGTCTGGAGAGTATGCCGGAAAAACCTGGGCAGGAATTGTTGGTGGCATTGGCAGGGCCGGCAGTAAATCTGATCATTGCTGCAGTGTTATGGATATATCTGAAGTCAACAGGAGCAATGCCCGATATGGAAACATTAAAAGATGCAAAGCACATGCAAGATCTGCCTTTCGCTTTTAACCTGCTCGTTGCTAATACTGCATTATGTGCGTTTAACCTGATTCCGGCATTTCCAATGGATGGCGGTAGAGTATTACGGGCCATACTGGCCTTCCGGATGGAGCGGGCTAAGGCAACCCGCGTGGCCGCTGGCATTGGGCAGTTTTTGGCAATGTTATTTATTTTCTTTGGGTTCTTCTTTAATTTCTGGCTGGTATTTATCGGTTTGGTTATATACCTGGGTGCCGGAGGTGAAGCAGCCTATGAAGCTACCAAAAGTATACTGGCAGGTTTCAGGGTTACGGATGTACTGATGACCCGGTTTACCGCATTATCTCCTGGTGACACCCTTGAAAAAGCGGTAGAGGTATTGCTTGATGGACAGGAACAGGATTTTCTCGTTATTGCCAATGAGCAGGTGCAGGGTGTGCTTACAAGTAAGGAATTGATACACGGATTATCTTCTTTTGGAAAATCTTCCCTCATATCGAATATTATGAGAAGAGATTTTATAACGCTTACGCCGGATATGGACCTACAGGATGTTTACATAAAAATGACAACCAATAGCTGTACCGCATATCCGGTTCAGCAAGACGGGAAACTACTGGGAATGGTAGATAAAAAAAATATAAACGAACTGCTACTGGTACAACAGGCCCTGCAATAA
- a CDS encoding heavy metal translocating P-type ATPase has translation MAISVAYVYSTATVFGLKGEDFFWELSTLIDIMLLGHWLEMKSILGASKALQLLVSMMPAEAHRVKADGQTEDVKLEVLEKNDIILIKPGEKVPADGIVVGGSSYLNESRLTGESKPVKKEKGNKVIGGSVNGNGSLKVKVEHAGKNSYLNKVIKLVEEAQKVKSRMQNFSDRAAKWLTYIALCVGFGTLTFWLIAGQPFVFALERMVTVMVITCPHALGLAIPLVVAISTAVSAQNGLLIRNRTAFEESRKITALLFDKTGTLTTGVFGVTRFETTDPGFTKEEVLQLASALEQTSEHPIAVGIIHKVKEMNIPIPRAEKFNAITGKGVEAEVEGKKVKVVSPGYLKERSLPVPEFALSSKAETVVFVLVNEKIAGFIALADAVRPESKEAIKTFKRNNIKVYMVTGDNKIVGEAVSKELGLDGYYAEVLPHQKAEIVKQLQNKKEFVAMTGDGVNDAPALAQADVGIAVGSGTDVAAETADIILVNSNPKDIANLILFGKATYTKMVQNLAWATGYNTVAIPLAAGVLYKSGFVLGPAIGALFMSLSTIIVAVNAQLLKRKIGKTSPHLPPSF, from the coding sequence ATGGCTATCAGTGTAGCTTATGTCTATAGTACGGCTACGGTATTTGGCCTGAAAGGAGAAGATTTTTTTTGGGAATTATCCACACTTATTGACATCATGCTGCTGGGCCACTGGCTGGAAATGAAGTCCATATTAGGCGCATCCAAAGCATTGCAATTACTGGTAAGCATGATGCCTGCCGAAGCTCACCGGGTAAAAGCAGACGGACAGACAGAGGATGTGAAACTTGAAGTGCTGGAAAAGAATGATATTATATTGATTAAACCGGGTGAGAAAGTGCCTGCTGACGGCATCGTCGTGGGAGGTAGCAGCTATTTAAATGAATCCAGGCTCACAGGTGAATCAAAACCGGTAAAAAAGGAAAAAGGGAATAAAGTAATAGGCGGCTCTGTAAATGGTAATGGTTCGCTGAAGGTAAAAGTAGAACATGCCGGCAAAAATAGTTACCTGAATAAAGTAATCAAACTTGTTGAAGAAGCTCAAAAAGTCAAATCCAGGATGCAAAACTTTTCTGACAGGGCAGCCAAATGGTTGACCTATATTGCCTTGTGTGTTGGCTTTGGGACACTGACCTTTTGGTTAATAGCAGGCCAACCATTTGTTTTTGCACTCGAACGCATGGTCACAGTAATGGTTATCACCTGTCCGCATGCACTCGGGCTGGCTATACCATTAGTAGTGGCTATCTCAACGGCTGTTTCTGCACAAAACGGTTTGCTGATACGCAACAGAACCGCATTCGAGGAATCACGCAAAATAACGGCGCTTCTTTTCGATAAGACAGGCACGCTGACAACCGGTGTGTTTGGTGTTACCAGGTTTGAAACTACTGACCCCGGTTTTACAAAAGAAGAAGTGCTGCAGCTGGCCAGCGCGCTGGAGCAAACATCAGAACATCCAATAGCGGTTGGTATTATACATAAAGTAAAGGAAATGAATATCCCCATCCCCCGGGCAGAAAAGTTCAATGCTATTACCGGGAAGGGCGTGGAGGCTGAAGTAGAAGGAAAAAAAGTAAAGGTGGTAAGTCCCGGCTATTTAAAAGAAAGGAGCCTCCCAGTGCCGGAATTTGCTTTGTCAAGCAAGGCGGAAACTGTTGTTTTTGTATTGGTAAATGAAAAGATTGCCGGATTTATTGCTTTGGCAGATGCAGTAAGACCAGAAAGTAAAGAAGCTATTAAAACGTTTAAAAGAAATAATATTAAAGTGTATATGGTTACTGGTGATAACAAGATAGTGGGCGAGGCGGTAAGTAAAGAATTGGGGCTTGATGGCTATTATGCCGAGGTATTACCACATCAGAAAGCGGAAATCGTAAAGCAGTTACAGAACAAAAAGGAATTTGTTGCCATGACCGGCGATGGCGTAAATGACGCGCCTGCATTGGCGCAGGCTGACGTTGGGATTGCAGTTGGTTCCGGGACAGATGTGGCGGCTGAAACCGCCGATATTATTCTTGTAAACAGCAACCCCAAAGATATTGCCAATCTTATACTTTTCGGTAAAGCCACCTACACCAAAATGGTACAAAACCTCGCCTGGGCCACTGGTTACAACACAGTAGCTATTCCCCTGGCAGCAGGAGTTCTATATAAATCAGGTTTTGTATTAGGGCCGGCGATAGGCGCCCTATTTATGAGCCTGAGCACAATTATAGTAGCCGTAAATGCTCAACTGTTAAAGAGGAAGATTGG